Proteins encoded by one window of Nasonia vitripennis strain AsymCx chromosome 5, Nvit_psr_1.1, whole genome shotgun sequence:
- the LOC100123969 gene encoding beta-arrestin-1 isoform X3 produces MCSEEWPSSESEVSDSEGEPAAGSSGPAMDDSVNKRQATRVFKKSSPNGKITVYLGKRDFVDHISHVDPIDGVVLIDPDYVKDRKVFGHVLAAFKYGREDLDVLGLTFRKDLYLAAKQIYPVQPGTQPRELTRLQERLIKKLGSNAYPFYFELPPHCPASVTLQPAPGDTGKPCGVDYELKAFVGETQDDKPHKRNSVRLAIRKIMYAPSKQGEQPSTEVSKDFMMSPSKLHLEASLDKELYHHGENIAVNVHIANNSNRTVKKIKVSVRQFADICLFSTAQYKCTVAEAESEEGCPVGPGFTLSKVFSLTPLLANNKDKWGLALDGQLKHEDTNLASSTLVADPSQRENLGIIVQYKVKVKLCLGALAGELVAELPFILMHPKPEEEEPAPSTARPSPTHKTEDGVEDTNLIQLDEEADGDDIIFEDFARLRLKGETDA; encoded by the exons ATGTGCTCG GAAGAGTGGCCGAGCTCGGAGTCCGAAGTGTCGGATAGCGAAGGAGAGCCAGCTGCTGGCTCGAGCGGGCCGGCGATGGACGACAGCGTGAACAAGCGCCAGGCGACTCGCGTCTTCAAAAAGTCCAGTCCCAATGGCAAGATCACCGTCTACCTCGGCAAGCGGGATTTCGTCGATCACATCAGCCACGTCGATCCAATTG ACGGAGTGGTGCTGATCGATCCGGACTATGTGAAGGACAGGAAGGTGTTCGGCCACGTGCTGGCCGCGTTCAAGTACGGCCGAGAGGACCTCGACGTGCTGGGGCTGACCTTCCGCAAGGACCTCTACCTGGCGGCCAAGCAGATCTACCCGGTGCAGCCAGGAACGCAGCCGAGGGAGCTGACGCGACTGCAGGAACGACTGATCAAGAAGCTCGGCAGCAATGCCTATCCGTTTTACTTCGAGCTACCGCCCCACTGTCCAGCCTCGGTGACGCTGCAACCGGCGCCCGGCGATACGGGCAAGCCCTGCGGCGTCGATTACGAGCTCAAAGCCTTCGTCGGCGAGACGCAGGACGACAAGCCGCACAAGCGCAACAGCGTTAGGCTGGCCATACGCAAGATCATGTACGCCCCCTCGAAGCAGGGCGAGCAACCCTCGACGGAGGTCAGCAAGGACTTCATGATGTCGCCGAGCAAGCTGCACCTCGAGGCCTCGCTCGACAAGGAGCTCTATCACCACGGCGAGAACATCGCCGTCAACGTACACATAGCCAACAACAGCAACCGGACGGTCAAGAAGATCAAGGTCTCCGTCAGGCAGTTCGCCGACATATGCCTCTTCTCTACCGCCCAGTATAAGTGCACGGTAGCCGAGGCCGAGAGCGA GGAGGGCTGCCCAGTCGGTCCGGGTTTCACGCTGAGCAAAGTATTTTCCCTGACACCGCTTCTCGCCAACAACAAAGACAAGTGGGGACTCGCCCTAGATGGCCAGCTCAAACACGAGGACACTAATTTGGCCTCCAGCACGCT AGTAGCGGATCCGTCACAGCGTGAAAACCTCGGCATAATCGTGCAGTACAAAGTAAAGGTAAAGCTTTGCCTTGGAGCTCTCGCAGG AGAGCTGGTTGCGGAGCTGCCGTTCATACTGATGCACCCGAAGCCGGAAGAGGAGGAGCCCGCGCCATCGACAGCACGGCCAAGTCCCACGCATAAAACCGAAGACGGAGTGGAAGACACCAACCTCATCCAGCTGGACGA GGAAGCCGACGGTGACGATATTATTTTCGAAGACTTTGCTCGTCTTAGGCTGAAAGGGGAAACGGATGCCTGA
- the LOC100123969 gene encoding beta-arrestin-1 isoform X1 — protein MCSEEWPSSESEVSDSEGEPAAGSSGPAMDDSVNKRQATRVFKKSSPNGKITVYLGKRDFVDHISHVDPIGEYLTVLLFKPSKTPPSFEFADGVVLIDPDYVKDRKVFGHVLAAFKYGREDLDVLGLTFRKDLYLAAKQIYPVQPGTQPRELTRLQERLIKKLGSNAYPFYFELPPHCPASVTLQPAPGDTGKPCGVDYELKAFVGETQDDKPHKRNSVRLAIRKIMYAPSKQGEQPSTEVSKDFMMSPSKLHLEASLDKELYHHGENIAVNVHIANNSNRTVKKIKVSVRQFADICLFSTAQYKCTVAEAESDIGVAPGFTLSKVFSLKPTLADNKDKRGLALDGQLKHEDTNLASSTMEGCPVGPGFTLSKVFSLTPLLANNKDKWGLALDGQLKHEDTNLASSTLVADPSQRENLGIIVQYKVKVKLCLGALAGELVAELPFILMHPKPEEEEPAPSTARPSPTHKTEDGVEDTNLIQLDEEADGDDIIFEDFARLRLKGETDA, from the exons ATGTGCTCG GAAGAGTGGCCGAGCTCGGAGTCCGAAGTGTCGGATAGCGAAGGAGAGCCAGCTGCTGGCTCGAGCGGGCCGGCGATGGACGACAGCGTGAACAAGCGCCAGGCGACTCGCGTCTTCAAAAAGTCCAGTCCCAATGGCAAGATCACCGTCTACCTCGGCAAGCGGGATTTCGTCGATCACATCAGCCACGTCGATCCAATTGGTGAGTATTTAACAGTATTATTATTCAAGCCTTCTAAAACGCCGCCGTCCTTCGAATTCGCAGACGGAGTGGTGCTGATCGATCCGGACTATGTGAAGGACAGGAAGGTGTTCGGCCACGTGCTGGCCGCGTTCAAGTACGGCCGAGAGGACCTCGACGTGCTGGGGCTGACCTTCCGCAAGGACCTCTACCTGGCGGCCAAGCAGATCTACCCGGTGCAGCCAGGAACGCAGCCGAGGGAGCTGACGCGACTGCAGGAACGACTGATCAAGAAGCTCGGCAGCAATGCCTATCCGTTTTACTTCGAGCTACCGCCCCACTGTCCAGCCTCGGTGACGCTGCAACCGGCGCCCGGCGATACGGGCAAGCCCTGCGGCGTCGATTACGAGCTCAAAGCCTTCGTCGGCGAGACGCAGGACGACAAGCCGCACAAGCGCAACAGCGTTAGGCTGGCCATACGCAAGATCATGTACGCCCCCTCGAAGCAGGGCGAGCAACCCTCGACGGAGGTCAGCAAGGACTTCATGATGTCGCCGAGCAAGCTGCACCTCGAGGCCTCGCTCGACAAGGAGCTCTATCACCACGGCGAGAACATCGCCGTCAACGTACACATAGCCAACAACAGCAACCGGACGGTCAAGAAGATCAAGGTCTCCGTCAGGCAGTTCGCCGACATATGCCTCTTCTCTACCGCCCAGTATAAGTGCACGGTAGCCGAGGCCGAGAGCGA TATAGGGGTAGCGCCAGGATTCACCTTGAGCAAGGTATTTTCCCTTAAGCCGACGCTTGCCGACAACAAGGACAAGCGGGGTCTTGCTCTTGATGGGCAACTTAAGCACGAGGACACCAACCTCGCCTCGAGCACCAT GGAGGGCTGCCCAGTCGGTCCGGGTTTCACGCTGAGCAAAGTATTTTCCCTGACACCGCTTCTCGCCAACAACAAAGACAAGTGGGGACTCGCCCTAGATGGCCAGCTCAAACACGAGGACACTAATTTGGCCTCCAGCACGCT AGTAGCGGATCCGTCACAGCGTGAAAACCTCGGCATAATCGTGCAGTACAAAGTAAAGGTAAAGCTTTGCCTTGGAGCTCTCGCAGG AGAGCTGGTTGCGGAGCTGCCGTTCATACTGATGCACCCGAAGCCGGAAGAGGAGGAGCCCGCGCCATCGACAGCACGGCCAAGTCCCACGCATAAAACCGAAGACGGAGTGGAAGACACCAACCTCATCCAGCTGGACGA GGAAGCCGACGGTGACGATATTATTTTCGAAGACTTTGCTCGTCTTAGGCTGAAAGGGGAAACGGATGCCTGA
- the LOC100123969 gene encoding beta-arrestin-1 isoform X5, which yields MPKEEWPSSESEVSDSEGEPAAGSSGPAMDDSVNKRQATRVFKKSSPNGKITVYLGKRDFVDHISHVDPIGEYLTVLLFKPSKTPPSFEFADGVVLIDPDYVKDRKVFGHVLAAFKYGREDLDVLGLTFRKDLYLAAKQIYPVQPGTQPRELTRLQERLIKKLGSNAYPFYFELPPHCPASVTLQPAPGDTGKPCGVDYELKAFVGETQDDKPHKRNSVRLAIRKIMYAPSKQGEQPSTEVSKDFMMSPSKLHLEASLDKELYHHGENIAVNVHIANNSNRTVKKIKVSVRQFADICLFSTAQYKCTVAEAESDIGVAPGFTLSKVFSLKPTLADNKDKRGLALDGQLKHEDTNLASSTMEGCPVGPGFTLSKVFSLTPLLANNKDKWGLALDGQLKHEDTNLASSTLVADPSQRENLGIIVQYKVKVKLCLGALAGELVAELPFILMHPKPEEEEPAPSTARPSPTHKTEDGVEDTNLIQLDEEADGDDIIFEDFARLRLKGETDA from the exons atGCCGAAG GAAGAGTGGCCGAGCTCGGAGTCCGAAGTGTCGGATAGCGAAGGAGAGCCAGCTGCTGGCTCGAGCGGGCCGGCGATGGACGACAGCGTGAACAAGCGCCAGGCGACTCGCGTCTTCAAAAAGTCCAGTCCCAATGGCAAGATCACCGTCTACCTCGGCAAGCGGGATTTCGTCGATCACATCAGCCACGTCGATCCAATTGGTGAGTATTTAACAGTATTATTATTCAAGCCTTCTAAAACGCCGCCGTCCTTCGAATTCGCAGACGGAGTGGTGCTGATCGATCCGGACTATGTGAAGGACAGGAAGGTGTTCGGCCACGTGCTGGCCGCGTTCAAGTACGGCCGAGAGGACCTCGACGTGCTGGGGCTGACCTTCCGCAAGGACCTCTACCTGGCGGCCAAGCAGATCTACCCGGTGCAGCCAGGAACGCAGCCGAGGGAGCTGACGCGACTGCAGGAACGACTGATCAAGAAGCTCGGCAGCAATGCCTATCCGTTTTACTTCGAGCTACCGCCCCACTGTCCAGCCTCGGTGACGCTGCAACCGGCGCCCGGCGATACGGGCAAGCCCTGCGGCGTCGATTACGAGCTCAAAGCCTTCGTCGGCGAGACGCAGGACGACAAGCCGCACAAGCGCAACAGCGTTAGGCTGGCCATACGCAAGATCATGTACGCCCCCTCGAAGCAGGGCGAGCAACCCTCGACGGAGGTCAGCAAGGACTTCATGATGTCGCCGAGCAAGCTGCACCTCGAGGCCTCGCTCGACAAGGAGCTCTATCACCACGGCGAGAACATCGCCGTCAACGTACACATAGCCAACAACAGCAACCGGACGGTCAAGAAGATCAAGGTCTCCGTCAGGCAGTTCGCCGACATATGCCTCTTCTCTACCGCCCAGTATAAGTGCACGGTAGCCGAGGCCGAGAGCGA TATAGGGGTAGCGCCAGGATTCACCTTGAGCAAGGTATTTTCCCTTAAGCCGACGCTTGCCGACAACAAGGACAAGCGGGGTCTTGCTCTTGATGGGCAACTTAAGCACGAGGACACCAACCTCGCCTCGAGCACCAT GGAGGGCTGCCCAGTCGGTCCGGGTTTCACGCTGAGCAAAGTATTTTCCCTGACACCGCTTCTCGCCAACAACAAAGACAAGTGGGGACTCGCCCTAGATGGCCAGCTCAAACACGAGGACACTAATTTGGCCTCCAGCACGCT AGTAGCGGATCCGTCACAGCGTGAAAACCTCGGCATAATCGTGCAGTACAAAGTAAAGGTAAAGCTTTGCCTTGGAGCTCTCGCAGG AGAGCTGGTTGCGGAGCTGCCGTTCATACTGATGCACCCGAAGCCGGAAGAGGAGGAGCCCGCGCCATCGACAGCACGGCCAAGTCCCACGCATAAAACCGAAGACGGAGTGGAAGACACCAACCTCATCCAGCTGGACGA GGAAGCCGACGGTGACGATATTATTTTCGAAGACTTTGCTCGTCTTAGGCTGAAAGGGGAAACGGATGCCTGA